In the Rhinolophus ferrumequinum isolate MPI-CBG mRhiFer1 chromosome 12, mRhiFer1_v1.p, whole genome shotgun sequence genome, TAGGTCCCGGGAAGCTGTCCGGGCATCTGTTGACCACAGTGTGCAGTTAGCATACTTAGTGGTTGGAAGAGTTTCAGctggagaatggggtggggggaacgtGGGCACCTGCTCGCGAGTCCAAGAAGCTGCCGCCAAAAGAAGCCCTCGTCCTTCCTGTGTCTGCCCCAGGTAAACCTGGGCTACCTGTGCCAGGCCTGCGCCTCCCTCTTGCACAGCCGCGCGATGCTTCAGCACTGCTTACAGGTAAACCCCCGCCCGCCACGGCTGTCGGGACTGCGCGCCCTGCTTCCTGTGCGCCACTTCCCTTTCTTGTCTCCCCTCCAGAACAAAAATGGGGATGGCATCCCCTCAGCCGTTGCCCCCCGAGTTCAGCGGCCTCCCGCAGCTGCCCCCTCCTGCTCCTCGTCCTCCAAGCAGCCCACTGCTGACACAGAGGCTTCGGAGCAGCGAGCCTTGCACATGGTCCAGTACGGCCTCCTGAAGATCCTCAGCAGGACCTTGGCGGCCCTGCGCCACTTCACCCCCGACGTCTGCCAGATCCTGCTGGACCAGGTACCAGCACCACCCGCTCTGCGCCACCAGCCTCCCCACAGTGAGCTGTGAAGGCTCGGCTGCTGCCTGGGGCCCTAGCTGGCCCTGGAATGCCCTTGTCTTGCCTTGCAGTCCTTGGACCTTGCTGAATACAACTTCCTGTTTGCCCTGAGCTTCACTACGCCCACCTTTGACTCTGAAGTGGCTCCCTCCTTCGGGACCCTTCTGGCCACAGTGAACGTGGCCCTAAACATGCTCGGAGAGGTAAGCTGGCTGCTCTCTGGCCCCATCCACCCAAGTCTTCCTTCCAGTTCATCCCTTACTAACCGTGACCTTGGACACAATTACCTAGCCTTTCTTTTGTGAAAGAGCCTATTTCTCTTTCACAAAAGCACTATGGTAGAGATGATCTCTGTTGAGAacaattgtgaggattaaatgaggtaactaATAAAATTGCTTAGTGCAGGACCTGCCAGGTAGAAAGCTCTCAGTGAGTTGGAGCTGTCACTTGTTACCTGATTTTTTGACcccttgtttctctttctccagctGGACAAGAAAAAGGAGCCCCTTACCCAGGCTGTGGGGCTAAGCACACAGGCGGAAGGGACCAGAACACTGAAGTAAGAAAGCTCTCCTGGAATTCTGTCTGGGGTTGGGGCAGTCACGGGCCGGCTCCGCTCTTGGCTCAACAGCCTACCTGGCACCTGCCAGCTTGGCCCTCTGCAACAGTGCCAACCTTACTCCGTCCCAGGTCCCTCCTGATGTTTACCATGGAGAACTGCTTCTACCTGCTCATCTCCCAGGCGATGCGCTACCTTAGGGACCCGGCTGTGCACCCGCGGGACAAACAGAGGATGAAGCAGGAGCTCAGCTCCGAGTTGGTATGGAGGGATCAGGGCCCTGCCTGGAGGGGGCAGCGCCCGAGGGTGGGGGATGCTGGGCCTCATCAGCCTGCTTTTTCTCTCCCATAGAGCACGCTGCTCTCCAGCCTCTCGCGCTACTTCCGCAGGGGCGCCCCCAGCTCCCCTGCTGCTGGCGTCCTCCCCTCGCCTCAGGGCAAGTCCACCTCTCTCTCCAAGGCCAGCTCCGAGAGTCAGGAGCCTCTGATCCAGCTAGTGCAGGCCTTTGTCCGGCACGTGCAAAGATAGGGCCGCGGCATGCCGCTCGCCCGCCCCTCTCCACCAGCCTGCACAGCCCTGCGGGGGCCGCCTGGGACTGAGCAGCTCCTGTCCCCCTCAGCACAGCCATGACTCcagccacccacccacacactggcattatttttgtaatagaGCAAGGTCAGCCTCAGGGGTGCGGAGCCGCAAGTCCACTGTGCTCAGCGCCCCCTCAACGTGCCCCAGAGGTGTATTCCTTTCCTTCAAGCATTCCCCAGAGCACTTGCCCTGCGGCCCAGGGGAGAGGTGGGAGCCAGTGTCACGTGCAGCCAGGAGTGTGCACGGGTTTGAAAGTGTTTTCCATGCTCTGTTCTTGCAGTTTTTTGGTAATACTGTGGtctatttatacaaatattaaaatactgtttATAGACAAGTGTGTGATGTGTGCCTTCAAAGCCCAGGAATGACTAGCCAGCCAGCTCAGCGCATGGAACAGTCTTCCTCCGCCCGGGGCCTGGGAGTGGAGCAGTTGGGGAAGGCGGAATGTTTGGTGGTTGACTCAGTAACATCCCTCCGTTAATGTTCACAGGTGCGTGTGCTGAGTGGACACTCAGCTTTTCCCTGCCTTggtctccccagcccctgccccacacaTACCCACTGGCCAGCTGGCTGAGCTTATCAGCGGGTGTGGCCTTTGGTGAAGCTCGGCTGCGTCCTATTTATAGCTGTGCCCCTGCCTTCCTCTGCttctgccccctccccgcccctcacGCCCCGGCCGTCCTTTGGACTCCTTAGGACCTAGTTGTAAGGGGCTGGGCATAAGGGCCTTAATTTGAAGCCTGGTTTGTAGCCCAAACCCACCACTTGAAGTTTCTAGAGTCAGACTTGCCTGGGCTAACGTCCCTGTGTGGCCACTTGCCAGTTATGGTGCTTGGAGGGAGTGACCTGATCTCCCCTCATCTGTGGACATGAGAATATACATGAATGTGCTTCGCTCAATGCCGGGAAACGGGCAATAGTGTTTACTAGAGCTGAAACCATCACACGACTTGTACAGTCTACACCACTGTGCCCAAATTTAGGAAAGCTTTCCTTAGGAATAAAACGTCTATTATGCAGCTTCACGTACAGGAACTGCACTCGCTGCCATCTGAGCAGCGCAGGCCCTGTGGGAGAAAGGGCGTGCTGTGAATCATGCTCTGAAGAacttccctttccctctgccctAGTGCTTCTGGGAGGGGCCGACAGCATTTTTGTACCACACCCCCCACTCAGGAGGAGGAACGCTGCAAGTGGGAcgtcttcccctcccttccccaccgcAGGGCCAGTCCCGTGAGGTCCACGACCCCTCCAGGAGCCCAGGCAACATGCACACGAAGAACAGTTTATTATTTGTCACTGGCTAGAAAGCAAGCAGACAGGCAGAGTAAAAAGATCAGTTAAAAAGTGAGTGTGAAGAGGTGCAGGCCGCAGCCACCATACTTGGCTTGAGCTGTAGGGCGCGAGGGGAAGGGTAGCACCGGGAGATGCTGCTCtgtggcccagccctgcctctaCGGCCAGGCTCCCCTCTACTCCAGTTCAGAGGGGACAACACGCAGTCCCCGCGGCCTGCCACAGACCCACCTGCCCTTACTCCTTTGCTGCTTTTGGCAACTAAAAGGCAGGTGCTCTTGCCAAAGGTGCACAGGGCTTCCTCAGGCCCTCTACGCTGAGCCCCCATGGGCCGAGGCGCTGGGTGCCGCAGCTGCGGCCGGCTCCTCCCTCCTTAGCAGGAGCTGGGAGGGCTGGGGTGCTCAGGGGACGCAGGCAGGGTCGGGGGCTCCAGAACCAGGTCAGAagcagggttgggggaggggcccCTCGCAGCTGATGACGGGCAAGGACAGGAAAGGGTTCGTTGCCCCACCCTGAACAGCGAGGGCACCAACAGACAAGACAAATGGCAGGGCTGCGCCAGTCCTCTCCTGCCCAGGTCAGAGCAGGGGCCTGGGAGGGGTCCTGCTTAGCTGAGCAGTTCCAAGTAGGTGACAGGAACCCTGCCCTTCTTGTTGCCTCTCTCGCCGATGAGCCAGTCAGGGTCCATACCAGGCAGGCTGTAGACAGTGATGAGCTgaagaggagggcagagagggaggtCACAGCCTGGCCAGGCTGGCAGAACTGGCCCGGGACTAAATGGGGACAGAGTTGGGATCCTCCTGTGATACAGGGGCACCTACACATCACCTCACCTGATAGACATGGCAGAGTAGCGACTGCTTCCGCAGGAGCAGAGCAGCCCCGAAGAGCCagcccactcccactcccactcccactccccactcccgTCTCCTAGCTCCATACCCAGGGACCCTCAGAGCCTTGAAGACGGCGTAGGGTCTACAGGCCCAATGTCCCCAGTTCCGGTTCCCTGGGGCACCTATGCCCGCCCTTTCCTGCCATCCTTGTGGCACCCAGGCCCACCTCATCCGCCAGCAGGGCCAGCTCACTGCTGTCAGCTGCCTCGTAGTCATAAAGGACCCGGGCCTTACGGGTTCCGCTGGCGGGTGgagccacctcctccaggcagagCGCGGTCTCCCCTGGAGGGGCCAGGCCAGTCACAGAGGGCTCCACAGGCAtggtggctgcggtggtggtGGGCGAGGTGCTGCTGAGGGGCGGGGAAGCGGGCTCTGTGGTCCCCACGAAGGTGCCTGGAAATCTGCAAAGAGGGGGCACATCTCAGTAGCTGGGAGCCACATCCAGCGCCACTTGGCGCCCAGAACAGCAGCTGGGCCCACGGCGGAGGTGAGGAGACCCCGCTTACTTACATGGCTCCCTGGGAGCTGGCAGCATGAAAGGAAAAGTGAAGCAATGGGAAAAGGGAGATGCTCCAGGCCGTCCctgccaccctcccaccccacactcaAGAAACCGCTTGGAAGTCCCCAAGGCCAGCCACCTCACTGTCATCCAGAGAGGGTTCCTGGACAGGCCTGCTCAGTCGGCGGCCCTCTAACCCGCCCTGTGTGCTGTGGGGCTTTCTGAGCTTGGGAGGTTCTTGCCCGGGGGAGGATGGGCTGCTCATGGGGCCTGGGAGCCAGGGGACCCCAGTGGGCACCTGCCCAGCTGTTTCTGTAGGTCCAGCATGTGGCGGTAGCACTGCGCGTAGTACGTTGTCTGGGACTCGACGAACTCATGGAGGCAGCGAAGGTGGTTCACCTGTGGCAAGAGGCCCAGTGGTGATGGGATGGGAGGTGTCGGGATGAAGCATCCCACCTCCAGCCCGTCCTCGGCCGGAGCCTGGCCCAGCTTTTCAGTGGCTTGTGGCCCAGCCTCTTGCTCCTTGGGGGAGGAGAGCAGTTCCCACCCTTGGGACTTGCTCCCCCCAGGCTAAATGCCCCCTCATGGAGCACAGGCCTTCCCCACCTgcttccaggttcattcatgccTCATTATGGACGAGGTCCGTGGGGACCCGAGGGGTGACAGGAGGAACAGGACTCACGTGAGTGCTACTGATGCCCTCCAGCAGGAGACGGGTCACCTCTGCCTGCCGGTCAAACTCTGTCTGGGCGACTCGGAGCTCCTGCTCAGACTGGGAAGGGCGGGGTGAGAGTGTGAGGGCATCGCCCCCAGCTTCCCACCCATCAGCCTCTCCTGTGCCCGGAGGCCCGCCCAGGGGTGACCGCCTGCCCTCCGTGGCAGATGGCATGTGCCCCCTGGACTTCAGGCCTGGAACCCTGACCCCTCGAGGAGCTACGGCCCCGCCTGGAGCCCTGTGCCAGTTCCATGACAGCAGTCCCAGAGACAGGCCCTCAGGGATGGGCTTTCACACTCATTCACGGGCCCCTCTGACATCACCATGCATCAGGGGAAAATCCAACCCAGTCGCCTCCAGGGGACCCACTGTGGAGGTCATCTCCCCACAAAGGGGAAGTGACAACCCTCACTGGCCCAGAACTAGAAACACACCTGCGCCCTGGGCAGCAGCTCTGCCTggcctcccgcccccacccctccacgccccccagccccactcacctTGTCCACCTCGTCATTCCAGAGCTGCGGAGACCACACAGGGCCGGTCAGCGGGGGAAGGAGGGGGCACCGGTCAGCAGGGAACAGGAGGCGGGGGAGGCCGGCTGAACCCCagagcctgtgccctgccccagCTCCTCAGACTCCAAGCTCTTCCCCCCAATAcccttccccattccctcccACAACCCCAGCAGAAGCTGAGGCTGGGCCGAGGCCTGGTGTGAGGGGCTCTGACGTCACAGTCCAGTCCAACATGCCACATGCAGGGCGGGGGGCAGCCAGCTGGTAAGTCCTGCTTGGGTTTCTCCTGTAGTGTAAGCCCCCAGGCACTGCGTGGGGTCTCAAAGGAGACAAGcgtccctcaccccaccctgacACTCGGCTAAtgctgctgggctgggaggcagggctgtgtgaccctgggccagtCACTGGAGCTTTCTGTCCTTCGGCAGAGAAACGCAGCCTTGTGCCTGAGTCACACTGGGGTTCAGTGGCAAAATGAAAAACCAGTATCCACCCTCCAGAATATTTCTCCTTCCACTTAGCCCAGGAAGGGGGACAGGAAATGTGATCTAGAGCCTGGAGAAGAAAGACCCCCTCCTCCTGCCACCACTGAGGAGACCCATTTCTCCTGCCCAGTGCGGGCAAGGACGATAACCTGAAGTACGGAAAGCAAAACAAGGCCagccctgagggcagagctgtcCCCCGCAGTACCAGTTAGGCAATCCTATCATGGGAGCCACCTCCATGTGTCCAGAGGTAGGACGCCCAGCAAGAGGGGGCCTGGTGGGCTCAACTGGGGTTGACGCCCCCGAGGGACGATGGCCCAGCCACTGAATGACACACGAATACACGCGGCAACATGCTTCACAGAGATGAAGAAGAGCcagggggtgtgtgtgggaggatGTCGTCCATGGAGGAGatggaaggacagagaaaaggcagaaaacgGCAGAGCAGTGGTTGTGATGGGCACGATGTGACAGATGTGATCAGCCTCGTTCCCAAACTAAACGGTAAATGgcaaatatctcaataaagccgcaggaaagaaaaaagatggcaaGACATTCAAAGTCTGCCCCGGGTCCCGCCCCATGCTCAGCTTCAGTCCTTCTCAGGTCACACCCTGGGCCAAACCTCTGGCCTTGGCACACGCTGCTCCTTTACCTCAGGGCCCCCCACGCCCCCTGCTCCTTCTCAAGGCCTCCTCAAGCTCTCACGACACTGAGCAGATGTGCTACAAAGGCAGCTGGATGAACAGCCATCCTTGTCACCTGTCTGTAGGGGTCTGTCAACGTGTggcaggccaggcccaggccttCTCTCTGCCAGGGGCTGCACAGGGCCGGCAGTCATGGATGGTGAGTGGGGCCGGGGAGTCGTGCCTGCTTTGTGGGGGGGCAGGGTTGTGGAGGGAGCGGGCAGACTCAGGTCCAATGGATAGCTGCCGTCCTGGCTTCACCACACTGCTCAGGGCAGCTGGTCCAGTCTCCACCTTCAGCATTTAGCGGGGAGAAGCAAGGCCAGCCACATGGTCACAGGGCAAGGGGACAGGCAGGCAGATGGAGCCTCTTGGGATATCTGGCTCCTGTTTGCTGTGTAGCAGGCCCCTCgctgtgggaggggtgggggggaggccaGGGGTAGGGTTGGGTGGGGAGGCTTACCGCGGAGGCGCTGGCCGAGAGAATGTAATTACGAGGTCTAGTCTCCTGAAAGTCAGGCACCGTCTGGCGGGAACAGAGTTCATGGGGGGAGGGGTCACGCTGGGCCggggctgggctggagccagGAGGCCGCGCCAGAGTCTCCCACAGGGAGATGCCAGGAACCCCTGGCCCCAGGGACAGGAGGCTACAGACAAACACGTCACAGACTCCCTTCTCCCCACGCCCACCATCTAGAGAGGAGGTGGGCTGAGAGACCCAGGGAGTTGAGACACAGGCCAGTGGGTGGACCACTGGGGAGACCAGGGGAGCAGACGCCACAAGGAGACAGCCTGCGCCTGCCGTCACACACTTGCCTCTGAACAGGTCACAGACTGGATCCGGCCCCTGGCCCAGGCGTCATGGCCCACTCCTCCCTGGGCCCTAGTTTCCCTCTGCCCCAGTTAGACCCAGGCTTCCAAAcaaaccccaccccccacagcttTCTCCATCCCAGAATCCCCCCACACCACATCTCTCGGTCCTGCAGCAAGGACCAGGCCCCTTTCCCACAAAGAAGGTGGAcagatggatgcatggatggacaGTGACAGGCTTTCAACATTTGCAAAAAGCTGACTCACAGGCTTCAATGCCTGGTGTGTCCCCCCAAACAGAGGCTGCCCATCGTAGAGGCTCTGTTGCGGAGACCAGCTGCTTGCAAAATGCCCTGAGGACGTGCCCGGGCCGGCCCGGCCCTGCAGGCCCCAGGCCAGACGGGCAAACCAGAAGCAGCACGGCACGTGGGACAGGTATACTCACATCTCCCTCACACTGAGCCAAGTTACCCAAAGCAgaacagaaaggaacaaaaacaaagagtTAGTGAGACCACAGCGCAGGTGGGAGCAGGCCCCCCTGGCCCCAGCGGGAGGGGACACTAGGGGGACAGGCAGATGGACACACACAACCTGCCCTCTGGAAGGTGtcctaaagtgtgtgtgtgcgtatattaGAGGAGCAGGGGTAAGGGAGCCACCTGCCGGGCTGTCCTCAGGGCGTCGCCCTGGGCTGCCGTAGCTGTGGATCGGGTGTCTGGGCCTAACCCAAAGGTTTGGGGCTGTCCGAGCCAACCCAATGGAGAAGAGGTCGTGCCACTCCAGTGACTAAGGAAAGGCTCCGCTGGCCTGGCTGAAAGAGTAAAAGCTTGTTCTGACCAAATTACTCCAGAGAGGTTGTCCAGCCCTGAGTGGCAGGGAGATTGGCCTGTTCAGGTGACTTAGAAAGGTCATCCCAATAGCCAGGGGTCACCCTACCCAACCTGCACAAGACTCCAGTGGCTGAGCCCCTGCCTCCAACCTGGACCCACACACCTAGAtgagctgagaccctgcccaTGGCTCTGGCCAGAGGCActgcaggcccaggcccaggctccACGGCCCCACATGGCCACCCCGTGAGAGGGGGCGCACGGAGGGTTTGGGGCCAGAACTCTCACAAGCAGCTGGGAGCCTGGGCTGAGCCGGGCCTTCCTTGGCTGAGAGCCTGGGCAGGCCCAGGTTTCCCCTGGTGGCCTGTGGCTGTGAGGTGGCCTTGGGGTTCCTGTACCCCCGAGCAGCCTAGCATGCCACGAGTGTGCTCACCCTCGGGCCCGCTCTGCCAACCTGGGCCTAGCCCCACTCAAATCGTCCCACACTGCGTCCCATCCAGGCTGAAGAGCCTCAGTGAGCCGAGCGTAAAGGGGCAGCCGAGACGGCCTAGTCTCACGGGGCCCCTCAGACTTGCTCATTAGCAAGCACGAGGTCCAGCCTGGGGTTCTCCACACCACCGCAGGGGAGCCTGAGCAAGGGCGCCCTGGGCCCAGCGCTGCAGCAGTGGGTGTGGCAGTTAGTAAGGGGGAAGCCATGCCCGGGCAGAGCCGGGAGCAGAGCCCAGCgtccagggagggagggcaggggcatGCGAGAAACTCTAACTGTGCCTGTCTGGGGAGCCTGTGGGGTGCCCTGTGCCCAGGTCGGGGCACTGCTGGTCAGCCCGCCCCATAAGTGTCTACCCTGGGACCCAGAGCTCTGGGTTGCAGGGTTCCCGGGGGTCGGGGCAGAGAGGTGTGACCCAAAGTGGCCAGCTCAGACCAGCGCCCCCTCCAGGCCTCTCCAGGCAGGGACAGGGGTGAGAGGTCATGCCAGGTCCCTTCACCGCTCCCCCTAGGCTCTAACCAGAGCCGGGGGGCGGGAGGCCAGCAGGGACGCTTACCGTGGCCTTGGCTTCTGCGGCCTTGGCCTTCTTCAGTCGTGCTTTGCAGGCATCCAGGTCAAGACGCCGGTTTTGGAGGAGCCGCCTCTCCTTCTGCaggtggagaacagaaaacagtgagTCCCTGAGGGGCCCTGGGAGACCCTGGGCTGTGGCGGGACTGGCCTATGGAGCCATGTGATcaagacagggaaactgaggcccagacaagGAAAGTCACCCACTCCAGTTCACAAGAGCCATGTCTGGGGAGGCCCCAGGTGTGTGGGGTTCCCAGCAAGGGAGGAGAGGGCTGCCATGGTTACGAGCAAGCAGAGTGGCCCAAGGTCCCTCACCGAGATGGTCTTCCAGTCCCCTTCCAGGAAGTTACGCAGGGGCGTGAGGAAGTTGATGGAGGCAGTGTGGATAAAATCCCGCTCTGCGGCTCCCAGGCGCTTCTCAGCTTCTGCCACCTTGGTCAGGGTCTTCCCTGAGAAAACAGAGTCAAAGATGAGGAGAAGGGTCAAGCTGAGGCTGCTCTGACCCCAGGAAGTAGTGGGGAGTTTGGAAAGAGACTTGCTAAAGAGGCAAGTGCAATGATGCTAAGTGCAGAAATGCTGGCCTGGAAAACGTGGGAGCAATCTACATATCCATCACTTGGGGACTGATGAATACATAGTGGGACATTCAAACAATGGAACATTACACTGCCATTAAAAAGACTGGGGGGGGGTAAGAGATTtgcaataaaagagaaaggagCTCAACAAACCCACTCCccaaaaagcaacaataaaatcAGACAGAGCTGTCAAAAACAACTCCTTTCTGGACTCCGGAAATTGATGAGCGGCAAGCAACAAATTGAGAAGCATTTATTCTAGAACTACCAAACTTTGGCAGAAACAATGGGAGCCTGTGGCTTTTTAGCCCAGGGTTGCTCCCACCTCCTCAAGCTCTGTGTGTAGCTCTACCACACAAGGCAGGGCAAGCCCTGAGGCTGGTAAGTCCGCTGCGGAAGGGGGCTGACTTGGTTTGGGCTGGAGCGCAGAAAAACCCGCAGACACTGTTGAAAAGAATAGTAAACTCAGTACAAAGTGATTGGGACAGGCCAACATCACCGCTAACTTGAAGATGGAATGTTGGTGGGAACAAGCACCAGACCTGCCAGAAATCTCACAGGAGATCCAGGAGACGAGATAGTCATGGCGGGCCTTGATGAACTTCCAGAAACCTCTGGTGGTCTGGAAGGCTTTGCATGTGTGTAGCACGCTCAGGAGAAACTGGAGAGAACCCCAGCTGTCTACTCGCCCGTGGCTGAGCAGGACGCTTTGCACACTCACAAAGCGAGCGCCGGGCAGACTTGTAAACTGCCCTGAATGAGTGCCCCAGCCCACGCACAGTGCACAAGGACAGCCTCCCGGGTGCACTGTTAAGCACAAGCTCTGACCAGTCACTGACTGACCACTAACAGGCTGACCTAGAAGCAACCTCTAGGAAGCtaggctgaaaaataaaaagaataattaaaagaaaaaaaaggcagagacatCAGCAGCTGCATAGTGCAGGGGCACAGACTCTAAACAatgacctcaggcaagtctctaaacaaacaaacaaacagcaataaCAACCCCTGGGGGATCAGATTCCAGAGCCACTAGGTTATCTAAAA is a window encoding:
- the SH3GLB2 gene encoding endophilin-B2 isoform X1 — its product is MDFNMKKLASDAGIFFTRAVQFTEEKFGQAEKTELDAHFENLLARADSTKNWTEKILRQTEVLLQPNPSARVEEFLYEKLDRKVPSRVTNGELLAQYMAEAASELGPTTPYGKTLTKVAEAEKRLGAAERDFIHTASINFLTPLRNFLEGDWKTISKERRLLQNRRLDLDACKARLKKAKAAEAKATCEGDTVPDFQETRPRNYILSASASALWNDEVDKSEQELRVAQTEFDRQAEVTRLLLEGISSTHVNHLRCLHEFVESQTTYYAQCYRHMLDLQKQLGSSQGAIFPGTFVGTTEPASPPLSSTSPTTTAATMPVEPSVTGLAPPGETALCLEEVAPPASGTRKARVLYDYEAADSSELALLADELITVYSLPGMDPDWLIGERGNKKGRVPVTYLELLS
- the SH3GLB2 gene encoding endophilin-B2 isoform X6, which encodes MDFNMKKLASDAGIFFTRAVQFTEEKFGQAEKTELDAHFENLLARADSTKNWTEKILRQTEVLLQPNPSARVEEFLYEKLDRKVPSRVTNGELLAQYMAEAASELGPTTPYGKTLTKVAEAEKRLGAAERDFIHTASINFLTPLRNFLEGDWKTISKERRLLQNRRLDLDACKARLKKAKAAEAKATLWNDEVDKSEQELRVAQTEFDRQAEVTRLLLEGISSTHVNHLRCLHEFVESQTTYYAQCYRHMLDLQKQLGSSQGAIFPGTFVGTTEPASPPLSSTSPTTTAATMPVEPSVTGLAPPGETALCLEEVAPPASGTRKARVLYDYEAADSSELALLADELITVYSLPGMDPDWLIGERGNKKGRVPVTYLELLS
- the SH3GLB2 gene encoding endophilin-B2 isoform X3, which encodes MDFNMKKLASDAGIFFTRAVQFTEEKFGQAEKTELDAHFENLLARADSTKNWTEKILRQTEVLLQPNPSARVEEFLYEKLDRKVPSRVTNGELLAQYMAEAASELGPTTPYGKTLTKVAEAEKRLGAAERDFIHTASINFLTPLRNFLEGDWKTISKERRLLQNRRLDLDACKARLKKAKAAEAKATCEGDTVPDFQETRPRNYILSASASALWNDEVDKSEQELRVAQTEFDRQAEVTRLLLEGISSTHVNHLRCLHEFVESQTTYYAQCYRHMLDLQKQLGRFPGTFVGTTEPASPPLSSTSPTTTAATMPVEPSVTGLAPPGETALCLEEVAPPASGTRKARVLYDYEAADSSELALLADELITVYSLPGMDPDWLIGERGNKKGRVPVTYLELLS
- the SH3GLB2 gene encoding endophilin-B2 isoform X5 gives rise to the protein MDFNMKKLASDAGIFFTRAVQFTEEKFGQAEKTELDAHFENLLARADSTKNWTEKILRQTEVLLQPNPSARVEEFLYEKLDRKVPSRVTNGELLAQYMAEAASELGPTTPYGKTLTKVAEAEKRLGAAERDFIHTASINFLTPLRNFLEGDWKTISKERRLLQNRRLDLDACKARLKKAKAAEAKATCEGDLWNDEVDKSEQELRVAQTEFDRQAEVTRLLLEGISSTHVNHLRCLHEFVESQTTYYAQCYRHMLDLQKQLGSSQGAIFPGTFVGTTEPASPPLSSTSPTTTAATMPVEPSVTGLAPPGETALCLEEVAPPASGTRKARVLYDYEAADSSELALLADELITVYSLPGMDPDWLIGERGNKKGRVPVTYLELLS
- the SH3GLB2 gene encoding endophilin-B2 isoform X4, coding for MDFNMKKLASDAGIFFTRAVQFTEEKFGQAEKTELDAHFENLLARADSTKNWTEKILRQTEVLLQPNPSARVEEFLYEKLDRKVPSRVTNGELLAQYMAEAASELGPTTPYGKTLTKVAEAEKRLGAAERDFIHTASINFLTPLRNFLEGDWKTISKERRLLQNRRLDLDACKARLKKAKAAEAKATTVPDFQETRPRNYILSASASALWNDEVDKSEQELRVAQTEFDRQAEVTRLLLEGISSTHVNHLRCLHEFVESQTTYYAQCYRHMLDLQKQLGRFPGTFVGTTEPASPPLSSTSPTTTAATMPVEPSVTGLAPPGETALCLEEVAPPASGTRKARVLYDYEAADSSELALLADELITVYSLPGMDPDWLIGERGNKKGRVPVTYLELLS
- the SH3GLB2 gene encoding endophilin-B2 isoform X2, giving the protein MDFNMKKLASDAGIFFTRAVQFTEEKFGQAEKTELDAHFENLLARADSTKNWTEKILRQTEVLLQPNPSARVEEFLYEKLDRKVPSRVTNGELLAQYMAEAASELGPTTPYGKTLTKVAEAEKRLGAAERDFIHTASINFLTPLRNFLEGDWKTISKERRLLQNRRLDLDACKARLKKAKAAEAKATTVPDFQETRPRNYILSASASALWNDEVDKSEQELRVAQTEFDRQAEVTRLLLEGISSTHVNHLRCLHEFVESQTTYYAQCYRHMLDLQKQLGSSQGAIFPGTFVGTTEPASPPLSSTSPTTTAATMPVEPSVTGLAPPGETALCLEEVAPPASGTRKARVLYDYEAADSSELALLADELITVYSLPGMDPDWLIGERGNKKGRVPVTYLELLS